One part of the Anaeromyxobacter sp. Fw109-5 genome encodes these proteins:
- a CDS encoding DsrE family protein: MLQRRVVVFLSHADPGALRLAGSCALAAAAMGDRVDVYLFGPAVPALVAAHEAEPDEPGALLHQARGAGTCRLVACSASVVEEKVPLAATEQALDAVVGWPTIVEWSRGVVDRFFF, from the coding sequence ATGCTCCAGCGCCGCGTGGTCGTCTTCCTCTCGCACGCCGACCCCGGCGCCCTCCGGCTCGCCGGCTCCTGTGCCCTGGCTGCGGCGGCCATGGGGGACCGGGTCGACGTGTACCTCTTCGGCCCGGCCGTGCCGGCGCTCGTCGCCGCCCACGAGGCCGAGCCCGACGAGCCGGGCGCGCTCCTGCACCAGGCGCGCGGCGCGGGCACCTGCAGGCTCGTCGCCTGCAGCGCCAGCGTGGTGGAGGAGAAGGTCCCGCTCGCCGCGACCGAGCAGGCGCTCGACGCCGTGGTCGGCTGGCCGACCATCGTGGAGTGGAGCCGCGGCGTCGTCGACCGCTTCTTCTTCTGA
- a CDS encoding S1 RNA-binding domain-containing protein, with product MSEEKKPESQGPVVIRKGHVKPPPPGAKIEAPQEERLEPAPQPRDARPLWQRVAEERSGAGRAAPSGGPGGPGARRGPPRGERPPRGNDRGERRDRPREARGPEGERPRPPPRAPEPPPAPEVAAPDEGSFADMLATSESGAPRRRFQVGEKVAGKIIQLGHDVAFLELGSGVAEAMIEVAELKDADGNVTAREGDILDAVVIHADDRGVIVSKGHARATRDHAREAVIEAAQTGLPVEGLVKAANKGGLEVEVHGVRAFCPMSQIDVRFVGDPSTFVGQKLQFKVQRADARDCVLSRRALLEEERAERARATRERLAPGAVFDGVVTSVQDYGAFVDIGGVEGLVHVSELSWDRVSKPQDLLTAGDAVQVQVLRIDEDPKKGERIGLSVKTLAPRPEPVAAPAGEKPARPAPPPPPKAGDVVDVSVDKVESFGVFVRFAGGRGLVPASETGTPRGSDLRKSFKVGDGFRALVLAIDEQHRIRLSKTGAEEAAERAEAADYMKKSPRPSGKGFGTLGDLLRQKLEKK from the coding sequence ATGTCCGAGGAGAAGAAGCCCGAATCCCAGGGCCCGGTGGTGATCCGCAAGGGCCACGTGAAGCCGCCCCCTCCCGGCGCCAAGATCGAGGCGCCGCAGGAGGAGCGGCTCGAGCCCGCTCCGCAGCCCCGCGACGCCCGCCCGCTCTGGCAGCGGGTCGCGGAGGAGCGGTCCGGTGCCGGCCGTGCGGCGCCCTCCGGCGGCCCCGGCGGCCCCGGCGCCCGGCGCGGGCCGCCGCGCGGCGAGCGTCCGCCGCGAGGAAACGATCGCGGCGAGCGCCGCGATCGGCCGCGCGAGGCCCGCGGCCCCGAGGGCGAGCGGCCGCGCCCGCCCCCGCGCGCTCCGGAGCCGCCGCCGGCGCCCGAGGTGGCTGCGCCCGACGAGGGGTCCTTCGCGGACATGCTCGCCACGTCCGAGAGCGGCGCGCCGCGCCGGCGCTTCCAGGTGGGCGAGAAGGTCGCCGGCAAGATCATCCAGCTCGGCCACGACGTCGCGTTCCTGGAGCTCGGCTCCGGCGTCGCCGAGGCGATGATCGAGGTCGCGGAGCTGAAGGACGCCGACGGGAACGTCACCGCGCGCGAAGGGGACATCCTGGACGCGGTGGTGATCCACGCGGACGACCGCGGCGTCATCGTCTCGAAGGGACACGCTCGCGCCACGCGCGATCACGCGCGCGAGGCGGTGATCGAGGCGGCCCAGACCGGGCTGCCGGTGGAGGGGCTCGTCAAGGCCGCGAACAAGGGCGGCCTCGAGGTCGAGGTGCACGGCGTCCGCGCCTTCTGTCCCATGTCGCAGATCGACGTGCGGTTCGTGGGAGACCCCTCGACGTTCGTCGGCCAGAAGCTCCAGTTCAAGGTGCAGCGCGCCGACGCGCGCGACTGCGTGCTCTCCCGCCGGGCGCTCCTCGAGGAGGAGCGCGCCGAGAGGGCGCGCGCCACCCGCGAGCGGCTGGCTCCCGGCGCGGTCTTCGACGGCGTCGTGACGAGCGTGCAGGACTACGGCGCGTTCGTGGACATCGGCGGAGTGGAGGGGCTCGTCCACGTCTCCGAGCTGTCCTGGGACCGCGTCTCGAAGCCGCAGGACCTGCTCACGGCCGGCGACGCGGTGCAGGTGCAGGTGCTCCGCATCGACGAGGACCCGAAGAAGGGCGAGCGCATCGGCCTCTCCGTGAAGACCCTCGCGCCGAGGCCCGAGCCGGTGGCGGCTCCGGCGGGCGAGAAGCCGGCCCGCCCTGCCCCGCCTCCGCCGCCGAAGGCGGGGGACGTGGTCGACGTGTCGGTGGACAAGGTCGAGAGCTTCGGCGTGTTCGTCCGCTTCGCCGGCGGCCGCGGCCTCGTCCCGGCGAGCGAGACCGGCACGCCGCGCGGCTCCGACCTGCGCAAGTCGTTCAAGGTCGGCGACGGCTTCCGCGCGCTCGTGCTCGCCATCGACGAGCAGCACCGCATCCGCCTGTCGAAGACCGGCGCCGAGGAGGCCGCGGAGCGCGCCGAGGCGGCGGACTACATGAAGAAGTCGCCCCGCCCCTCCGGGAAAGGCTTCGGCACGCTCGGCGATCTGCTCCGGCAGAAGCTCGAGAAGAAGTAG
- the treZ gene encoding malto-oligosyltrehalose trehalohydrolase, with translation MTRHSHGPTFLRDGRVRFEVWAPRMRSIAVRISGREHPLEPREGGWFAAEVSGAGDGARYELVLEDGRNRPDPASRRQPDGVHGPSQLFDPARHAWRDGAWKGLPREALVFYELHAGTFTPEGTLDAGAARLPDLVDLGVTCVELMPVQPFPGARNWGYDGVELYAVHEAYGGPVALQRFVDRAHGLGLAVCLDVVYNHLGPEGNYLGELAPYFTNRHRSPWGDGLDFDGRASGPVRGFMIGAAVQWIRDFHVDALRLDATHAIPDDSPSHLVAELGEAVRAAGRAAGREVHVVAENDENDRKVLDPPPRGWGASAVWADDLHHALHALVTGERQRFLGDFGRPEDVSRALAEGFVYQGQRSSYRKRGHGTDVRGLPPSRFVTCLQNHDQVGNRPRGERLSTLVPFDALYPLSTLVVLGAGLPLLFMGEEYGEQRPFLYFTSHGDPALAKAVSEGRKNEFIAEGEEEVPDPQEEETFVRSKLTHRRDGRHGALREHYRRLLAVRRTHRAEITGEWPLVECEGTAFSLVRPGLVVRANLGASPAGGLPAWGVEIEERGPARTEGAGPDPRAQAAASGDPPHLFQKGEGLAE, from the coding sequence ATGACGCGTCATTCCCACGGCCCCACGTTCCTGCGCGACGGCCGCGTGCGTTTCGAGGTCTGGGCCCCGCGGATGAGGAGCATCGCGGTCCGCATCTCGGGCCGGGAGCATCCGCTCGAGCCTCGCGAGGGGGGATGGTTCGCCGCCGAGGTCTCCGGCGCCGGCGACGGCGCGCGCTACGAGCTCGTGCTGGAGGACGGCCGGAACCGGCCGGACCCCGCGTCGCGGCGCCAGCCGGACGGCGTGCACGGGCCCTCGCAGCTGTTCGATCCGGCGCGGCACGCGTGGCGAGACGGGGCGTGGAAGGGCCTCCCGCGCGAGGCGCTCGTCTTCTACGAGCTGCACGCGGGGACGTTCACGCCGGAGGGGACGCTCGACGCGGGGGCGGCGCGCCTCCCGGACCTCGTGGACCTCGGCGTCACCTGCGTGGAGCTGATGCCCGTCCAGCCGTTCCCGGGCGCGCGCAACTGGGGCTACGACGGCGTCGAGCTCTATGCGGTGCACGAGGCGTACGGCGGCCCGGTCGCGCTCCAGCGCTTCGTCGACCGCGCGCACGGCCTCGGCCTCGCCGTGTGTCTCGACGTCGTCTACAACCACCTCGGCCCGGAGGGGAACTACCTCGGGGAGCTCGCCCCGTACTTCACGAACCGTCACCGATCGCCGTGGGGCGACGGGCTCGACTTCGACGGACGGGCGTCCGGGCCGGTCCGCGGCTTCATGATCGGCGCGGCGGTGCAGTGGATCCGCGACTTCCACGTGGACGCCCTGCGGCTCGACGCGACGCACGCGATCCCGGACGACTCCCCTTCGCACCTCGTCGCGGAGCTCGGCGAGGCCGTGCGCGCCGCGGGCCGCGCCGCCGGCCGCGAGGTCCACGTCGTCGCCGAGAACGACGAGAACGACCGGAAGGTGCTCGACCCGCCGCCGCGCGGGTGGGGCGCGTCCGCGGTCTGGGCCGACGATCTCCACCACGCGCTGCACGCGCTCGTCACCGGCGAGCGGCAGCGCTTCCTCGGCGACTTCGGCCGCCCGGAGGACGTGTCGCGCGCGCTCGCGGAGGGCTTCGTGTACCAGGGCCAGCGCTCCTCCTACCGCAAGCGGGGGCACGGCACCGACGTCCGGGGGCTGCCGCCCTCGCGGTTCGTCACGTGCCTGCAGAACCACGACCAGGTCGGCAACCGGCCGCGCGGGGAGCGGCTCTCCACCCTCGTCCCCTTCGACGCCCTCTATCCGCTCTCGACCCTCGTCGTGCTGGGCGCGGGGCTCCCGCTCCTGTTCATGGGCGAGGAGTACGGCGAGCAGCGGCCGTTCCTGTACTTCACGAGCCACGGAGACCCCGCGCTCGCGAAGGCGGTCTCCGAGGGGAGGAAGAACGAGTTCATCGCCGAGGGCGAGGAGGAGGTGCCGGATCCGCAGGAGGAGGAGACCTTCGTGCGCTCCAAGCTGACGCATCGGCGCGACGGCCGGCACGGCGCGCTCCGGGAGCACTACCGGCGGCTGCTCGCCGTCCGGAGGACGCACCGCGCCGAGATCACCGGGGAGTGGCCGCTCGTGGAGTGCGAGGGCACGGCCTTCTCCCTCGTGCGACCCGGGCTCGTGGTGCGCGCGAACCTCGGCGCGAGCCCGGCGGGCGGGCTGCCGGCGTGGGGCGTCGAGATCGAGGAGCGCGGCCCGGCGCGGACGGAAGGAGCGGGGCCCGATCCTCGCGCGCAGGCGGCCGCGAGCGGGGATCCCCCGCACCTGTTCCAGAAGGGCGAGGGGCTCGCGGAGTAG
- a CDS encoding phosphoenolpyruvate carboxykinase (GTP) — protein sequence MATSSDRPTTNPHLLGWVDEMAKLCKPDRVYWCDGSEAEKKRLTEEAVAAKVLIPLDQKKWPGCYYHHSNPNDVARVEHLTFICTPTREEAGPTNNWMAPKEAYHKLGQLFEGSMKGRTMYVVPYIMGPAASPFSKVGFELTDSVYVALNMGIMTRMGKVALDRLGQSNEFNRGLHSVRDSDPDKRFICHFPQDNTIWSVGSGYGGNALLGKKCLALRIASYLARNEGWLAEHMLILEAESPQGEKQYVAAAFPSACGKTNFAMMIPPAAFKGWKIRTVGDDIAWMRVGEDGRLWAVNPENGYFGVAPGTNRKTNPNAMDSVRQDTLFTNVARTADGDIWWEGWDSEPPAELIDWKGQPWKKGSKEKAAHPNSRFTAPARNNPALSPSVDDPKGVPISALIFGGRRSTTVPLVLEAFNWTHGVYLGATMGSETTAAATGAVGIVRRDPMAMLPFCGYDAGTYFQHWLDMQSRIPNPPKVYMVNWFRKSDDGKFLWPGYGDNMRVLKWMLDRAAGRVGAQETLLGNTPKAGDLDLSGIDATPEAVSAATRIDLGEWEQELESQAEWFDKLGETLPRPIALQRELLLERVRAARKVK from the coding sequence ATGGCTACCTCTTCCGATCGCCCCACGACGAACCCTCATCTCCTCGGCTGGGTCGACGAGATGGCCAAGCTGTGCAAGCCCGATCGCGTCTACTGGTGCGACGGCTCGGAGGCCGAGAAGAAGCGGCTCACGGAGGAGGCGGTCGCCGCGAAGGTCCTGATCCCGCTCGACCAGAAGAAGTGGCCGGGCTGCTACTACCACCACTCGAACCCGAACGACGTGGCCCGCGTCGAGCACCTCACGTTCATCTGCACGCCGACGCGCGAGGAGGCCGGCCCCACCAACAACTGGATGGCGCCGAAGGAGGCCTACCACAAGCTCGGCCAGCTGTTCGAAGGCTCGATGAAGGGCCGAACGATGTACGTGGTGCCGTACATCATGGGCCCCGCGGCGTCGCCCTTCTCGAAGGTCGGCTTCGAGCTCACCGACTCCGTCTACGTCGCCCTGAACATGGGGATCATGACGCGCATGGGGAAGGTCGCGCTCGACCGCCTCGGCCAGTCGAACGAGTTCAACCGCGGCCTCCACTCGGTGCGCGACAGCGACCCCGACAAGCGGTTCATCTGCCACTTCCCCCAGGACAACACGATCTGGTCTGTCGGCTCGGGCTACGGCGGCAACGCGCTGCTCGGCAAGAAGTGTCTCGCGCTCCGCATCGCGAGCTACCTCGCCAGGAACGAGGGCTGGCTCGCCGAGCACATGCTCATCCTCGAGGCGGAGAGCCCGCAGGGTGAGAAGCAGTACGTCGCCGCCGCGTTCCCGTCGGCCTGCGGCAAGACCAACTTCGCCATGATGATCCCGCCCGCCGCGTTCAAGGGCTGGAAGATCCGCACCGTCGGCGACGACATCGCCTGGATGCGGGTCGGCGAGGACGGCCGCCTCTGGGCGGTCAACCCGGAGAACGGCTACTTCGGCGTCGCGCCGGGCACGAACCGGAAGACGAACCCGAACGCGATGGACTCGGTCCGCCAGGACACGCTGTTCACCAACGTCGCGCGCACGGCGGACGGCGACATCTGGTGGGAGGGCTGGGACAGCGAGCCGCCCGCCGAGCTCATCGACTGGAAGGGCCAGCCCTGGAAGAAGGGCTCGAAGGAGAAGGCGGCGCACCCGAACAGCCGCTTCACGGCGCCGGCGAGGAACAACCCGGCGCTCTCGCCCTCCGTCGACGATCCGAAGGGCGTGCCCATCTCGGCGCTGATCTTCGGCGGCCGCCGCTCCACCACCGTGCCGCTCGTGCTCGAGGCCTTCAACTGGACGCACGGCGTCTACCTCGGCGCGACCATGGGGTCGGAGACCACGGCCGCCGCCACCGGCGCGGTCGGGATCGTCCGCCGCGACCCGATGGCGATGCTGCCCTTCTGCGGCTACGACGCGGGCACCTACTTCCAGCACTGGCTCGACATGCAGTCGCGCATCCCGAACCCGCCGAAGGTCTACATGGTGAACTGGTTCCGGAAGAGCGACGACGGCAAGTTCCTCTGGCCCGGCTACGGCGACAACATGCGCGTCCTGAAGTGGATGCTCGATCGCGCCGCCGGCCGCGTGGGGGCGCAGGAGACGCTGCTCGGCAACACGCCCAAGGCCGGCGACCTCGACCTCTCCGGCATCGACGCCACGCCGGAGGCGGTCTCCGCGGCCACCCGCATCGACCTGGGCGAGTGGGAGCAGGAGCTCGAGTCGCAGGCGGAGTGGTTCGACAAGCTGGGCGAGACGCTGCCCCGGCCCATCGCGCTCCAGCGCGAGCTCCTGCTCGAGCGCGTCCGCGCGGCGCGCAAGGTGAAGTAG
- a CDS encoding NRDE family protein, with amino-acid sequence MCTLALAYQTDRRWPLVVAANRDERLGRPSDTWRLRQLPDGGRYAAPRDALAGGTWIGLSSRGVFAALTNYHAPVAWYPDLDRRSRGELVPLALAAGSAAAARAALSALEAAAWNPFHLVVADGDAAFVWWYDGERAGLEPLGRGLHVVTENAWDGRCPRAELVRTRWPLDPAVERLREVLTIHAPAAGPSGAPDRRATCIHMDPDYGTRSSSVLRLTGDLSTSELWISDVRPCLGPLEDRSALAIELARIA; translated from the coding sequence ATGTGCACCCTTGCCCTCGCCTACCAGACCGACCGCCGCTGGCCGCTCGTGGTGGCCGCGAACCGCGACGAGCGGCTCGGCCGTCCGTCCGACACCTGGCGGCTGCGCCAGCTGCCCGACGGCGGACGGTACGCGGCCCCGCGGGACGCGCTGGCCGGCGGCACCTGGATCGGCCTGTCGAGCCGCGGCGTCTTCGCGGCCCTGACCAACTACCACGCGCCCGTCGCCTGGTACCCCGACCTCGACCGCCGCTCCCGGGGCGAGCTCGTTCCGCTGGCGCTCGCCGCGGGCTCCGCCGCGGCCGCGCGCGCCGCGCTCTCCGCGCTCGAGGCGGCCGCCTGGAACCCGTTCCACCTCGTGGTCGCCGACGGCGACGCCGCGTTCGTGTGGTGGTACGACGGCGAGCGGGCGGGCCTCGAGCCGCTCGGTCGCGGACTGCACGTCGTGACCGAGAACGCCTGGGACGGCCGCTGCCCGCGCGCGGAGCTCGTCCGCACGCGCTGGCCGCTCGACCCGGCCGTCGAGCGGCTGCGTGAGGTGCTCACGATCCACGCGCCCGCCGCGGGCCCGAGCGGCGCGCCCGACCGGCGCGCCACCTGCATCCACATGGACCCGGACTACGGCACCCGCTCCTCCAGCGTGCTGCGCCTGACCGGAGATCTCTCCACCTCCGAGCTCTGGATCAGCGACGTCCGCCCCTGCCTGGGTCCGCTCGAGGACCGCTCGGCGCTCGCGATCGAGCTCGCGCGCATCGCTTGA
- a CDS encoding DUF971 domain-containing protein: MGLLDRMSFKKQEVEPPEAIDVVDDGVRILWPGGPEVTVPHLRLRDFCPCAGCVEEGTGKKILDPATIPADIRPLELEAIGSYAIRIRWSDGHDTGLYTWETLRRASGL, translated from the coding sequence ATGGGCCTCCTCGACCGCATGTCCTTCAAGAAGCAGGAAGTGGAACCGCCCGAGGCGATCGACGTCGTCGACGACGGCGTGCGCATCCTCTGGCCGGGCGGACCCGAGGTGACCGTGCCACACCTCCGCCTGCGCGACTTCTGCCCGTGCGCCGGGTGCGTCGAGGAGGGGACGGGGAAGAAGATCCTGGACCCCGCCACCATCCCCGCCGACATCCGCCCGCTCGAGCTCGAGGCCATCGGCAGCTACGCGATCCGCATCCGCTGGTCGGACGGTCACGACACCGGGCTCTACACCTGGGAGACGCTGCGCCGCGCGTCGGGGTTGTAG
- a CDS encoding HD domain-containing phosphohydrolase, translating into MFDRLTLTEDLLDCRGAIVARRGTVISPEAIAEVAQGAPGAHRQRLAETALERDVLAPLTDATYRHLFHGDSAREAVQRVIESAMLPDVLVEELVHARREQPALHAHAFATAAVAVRMLLLVVGPARGLPDLAAAALLHDLGMRHLPRKLREPPERLPREDALRIAAHPLTGAYHLARVLGAHPAVAAARSHHWRCGQGYPALGAPPSRSIEVVSVASAFAALTQPRAFRSAAYSARGAADVLVADAAAGHADTTTVRLLVHALRGGRGDPRAVKFGHGREGHAPEVNRYAPVEAPPRAYV; encoded by the coding sequence ATGTTCGATCGCCTCACGCTCACCGAGGACCTCCTGGATTGCCGCGGCGCGATCGTGGCGCGGCGCGGGACGGTGATCTCGCCGGAGGCGATCGCGGAGGTGGCGCAGGGCGCGCCGGGGGCCCACCGGCAGCGGCTGGCGGAGACCGCGCTGGAGCGCGACGTCCTCGCGCCGCTGACCGACGCGACGTACCGGCACCTCTTCCACGGGGACTCCGCGCGCGAGGCGGTCCAGCGCGTGATCGAGAGCGCCATGCTCCCGGACGTGCTCGTCGAGGAGCTGGTCCACGCCCGGCGCGAGCAGCCCGCCCTGCACGCCCACGCCTTCGCGACCGCCGCCGTGGCGGTGCGGATGCTGCTGCTGGTGGTCGGCCCCGCCCGCGGCCTCCCCGATCTCGCCGCGGCGGCGCTCCTGCACGATCTCGGCATGCGCCACCTGCCGAGGAAGCTCCGCGAGCCGCCCGAGCGCCTGCCGCGCGAGGACGCGCTTCGCATCGCGGCGCACCCGCTCACCGGCGCGTACCACCTCGCGCGCGTGCTCGGCGCCCACCCCGCCGTCGCAGCGGCGCGCAGCCATCACTGGCGGTGCGGTCAGGGCTACCCCGCGCTGGGCGCGCCGCCGTCACGGTCGATCGAGGTGGTGTCGGTCGCGAGCGCGTTCGCCGCCCTGACTCAGCCGCGCGCCTTCCGGTCCGCTGCCTACAGCGCGCGCGGCGCCGCGGACGTGCTCGTCGCGGACGCCGCCGCCGGCCACGCCGACACCACCACCGTCCGCCTGCTCGTGCACGCCCTGCGCGGCGGACGCGGCGATCCTCGCGCGGTGAAGTTCGGACACGGCCGCGAGGGGCACGCGCCCGAGGTGAACAGGTACGCGCCGGTGGAGGCGCCGCCTCGGGCGTACGTCTGA
- the smpB gene encoding SsrA-binding protein SmpB, producing the protein MSAKGAGGARGRGAEGEKIVATNRRARFDFTIEDSWEAGLVLTGSEVKSLREGNVNLSDAYALPRGDELFLVNCRIGEYKQAAHFGHEPLRDRKLLMNRPELDRVKGKIEQRGYTLVPLRLYFKQGWAKVELGLAKGRSHEDRRHAIAERETKREMDREISRRRR; encoded by the coding sequence ATGAGCGCCAAGGGAGCGGGGGGCGCGCGGGGGCGGGGCGCCGAGGGGGAGAAGATCGTCGCGACGAACCGCCGCGCCCGGTTCGACTTCACGATCGAGGATTCGTGGGAGGCGGGGCTCGTCCTCACGGGCAGCGAGGTGAAGTCGCTGCGGGAGGGGAACGTCAACCTGTCCGACGCTTACGCCCTGCCGAGAGGAGACGAGCTGTTCCTCGTGAACTGCCGGATCGGCGAGTACAAGCAGGCGGCCCACTTCGGGCACGAGCCGCTGCGCGACCGCAAGCTCCTCATGAACCGGCCCGAGCTCGACCGCGTGAAGGGAAAGATCGAGCAGCGAGGCTACACGCTCGTTCCGCTCAGGCTCTACTTCAAGCAGGGCTGGGCGAAGGTCGAGCTCGGGCTCGCGAAGGGGCGCTCGCACGAGGATCGGCGCCACGCCATCGCCGAGCGCGAGACGAAGCGCGAGATGGATCGCGAGATCTCGAGGCGCCGCCGCTGA